A genomic window from Hyla sarda isolate aHylSar1 chromosome 8, aHylSar1.hap1, whole genome shotgun sequence includes:
- the LOC130284635 gene encoding protein kinase C theta type-like, which translates to MASTGHGEDGEEEKRKSEGKRKREEEGKDGVLRRRGDDDGGSEDEEPIPGMVSTGHGEDGEEEKRKREEEGEDGVKRRRGDDNGGLEDEEPTPGMASTGHGEDGEEEKRKREEEGEDGVKRRRGDDDGGSEDEEPTPGMASTGHGEDGEEEKREEEGEDGVKRRRGDDDGGSEDEEPTPGMASTEDEEDGKEEKRKSEGKRKKEEEGEDGVKRRRDENGGSEDEEPTPGSSQGASGPYPRLTISSYNLHQVLGRGNFGKVVLASVPGHETYMAVKIINRREDNEGTIKRERRILLAARDCPFLCHLYAAHQSLERAYFITEYLSGGSLEDLIRICCYLDIDNIRFYAAEMVCGLQFLHGHNIVHRDLKPENIMLDAEGHIRIIDLGLAQDGVTASSKIDGVTGTFYYMAPEVLLGQEYYTAVDWWSLGVVLCRMATGCFPFYISHSKQKVFKAITRKEPKFPLGMDAAIEHLISQLLRKNPDKRLGVRRNIRKHPFFSTIHWEELEERRAKPPCKPFETVLQNHHLQWPEDTENPHLVTGFNYTSPSWVR; encoded by the exons ATGGCGTCCACTGGACATGGAGAAGATggtgaggaggagaagaggaagagcgaaggcaagaggaagagggaagaggaaggcaAGGATGGAGTcttgaggaggagaggagatgacGATGGAGGATCGGAGGATGAGGAGCCAATACCTGGGATGGTGTCCACTGGACATGGAGAAGATggtgaggaggagaagaggaagagggaagaggaaggcgaggatggagtcaagaggaggagaggagacgaCAATGGAGGAttggaggatgaggagccaacacctgggatggcgtccactggacatggagaagatggcgaggaggagaagaggaagagggaagaggaaggcgaGGATGGAGTCAAGAGAAGGAGAGGAGATGACGATGGAGGATCggaggatgaggagccaacacctgggatggcatccactggacatggagaagatggcgaggaggagaagagggaagaggaaggcgaGGATGGAGTCAAGAGAAGGAGAGGAGATGACGATGGAGGATCggaggatgaggagccaacacCTGGGATGGCGTCTACTGAAGATGAAGAAGATGGCAAGGAGGAAAAGAGGAAGAGCGAAGGCAAGAGGAAGAAGGAAGAGGAAGGCGAGGATGGAGTCAAGAGGAGGAGAGATGAGAATGGAggatcagaggatgaggagccaacacCTGGGAGCAGCCAAGGAGCATCGGGCCCCTACCCCAGGCTTACCATCAGCAGCTACAACCTCCACCAAGTCCTGGGTAGAGGCAACTTCGGCAAA GTGGTCCTGGCATCAGTCCCTGGCCATGAAACCTACATGGCTGTAAAGATCATCAACAGAAGAGAGGACAACGAGGGAACTATCAAGAGAGAGCGGCGGATACTCCTAGCGGCCCGAGACTGTCCATTTCTATGCCACCTTTATGCTGCACATCAGTCTCTGGAGCGTGCATACTTCATCACGGAGTACCTGTCCGGCGGCAGTTTGGAGGATTTGATCAGGATTTGCTGCTACCTGGACATCGACAACATAAGGTTCTACGCAGCAGAGATGGTATGCGGCCTCCAGTTCCTCCATGGACATAACATCGTTCACAGAGACCTCAAGCCAGAGAACATCATGTTGGATGCAGAAGGCCACATCCGGATCATTGACCTGGGCCTGGCACAAGATGGAGTCACAGCCTCCAGTAAGATCGACGGAGTGACAGGAACATTCTACTACATGGCTCCTGAAGTGCTTCTCGGACAAGAGTATTACACAGCTGTTGACTGGTGGAGCCTTGGGGTTGTGTTGTGCAGGATGGCGACAGGATGCTTCCCATTTTACATCAGCCACAGCAAGCAGAAGGTTTTCAAAGCCATCACCAGAAAGGAGCCCAAATTTCCACTCGGGATGGATGCTGCTATTGAACATCTCATCAGTCAACTTCTGCGCAAGAATCCCGATAAGCGCCTGGGGGTGCGCAGAAACATCCGGAAGCATCCATTCTTTTCCACCATTCACTGGGAGGAACTGGAAGAGAGGAGAGCCAAGCCACCATGTAAGCCGTTTGAGACAGTTCTGCAAAATCACCATCTGCAGTGGCCGGAGGACACAGAGAACCCCCACCTTGTGACCGGATTCAATTATACGTCACCAAGCTGGGTGCGGTAA